CCAGAAGTATTTTTCTCTTGGTCTTTCATTGTGTCAAAGTGACTTCTCCACTCACCGAAAAAGAGGTCTCTCAACTCTCCTGTGTGGCTTAAAAGAATAGTCTGACTCATGGCGTTAGCCCCCTTCTTACTCCAATACATCCCCCTGTTTTTCATCCTATACGTGATTTTTCGGTGTTGCGATTCCATGATACCTATACCATTTGAACTCAATCCAAAAGACTCAGGCTTGTCCGTAAACCTGAAATTTTTCATCAGTTGCCTGCTGAAGCGTTGAAAGGCTTCTAATCTCTCATCCGACTCAATCAATGATTCTGCGGTATCAAGCACCGTCTTCAACCCTGACTTGTCTCGGTTTTTGATCGCTTTAAAGGCTTGATTGACCAAACCTGAAGGAAAAGGACTCAGGTTCTTTTTCAAGGCTTGATTCACGTGAAAAGCATCCCAAAAATGAAAGTGTTTTTTGGGATTGAAAGCATCTGCAAGCTCCTTAAATACTTTGGGAGAATAGCCCTTACCACCATCTGAATTAGTAACAATCAAGGTATTAGAATCAATATCATAATGCTGATAAATAAGGTCTAGGAGTTTATCTTTTGCACGTTGATAGTGTGTTGATACTACTTCTAGTTTATCCATCAGGACATTTCTTTTGCCTTTTTTACTTCCTGAATGGACGACAAAGTGAGTCAATTCAAGGGATTTTTTCTTCTTGTCCGTTGAACGTTTAACCCAAACCCCATCACCTTCAACATACAAAATTTTGGGCTTGACCTTCTCTTTTTCTTCCTCGGTCCAACTTTGAACAGATAGAGAGTCATATTCTTCTTTCTCGTTAATCAGTTGCCCTGCCACCTCTAAGGCGTGCTGAACGGTGTTTTTAGTGATATAGATTTTCTTCAGCAACTCCATCACAGCAACTACTTTCCGATAAGGCATATAATTTGATAGCTCAGTAATCTGATAAAGAAGCTCCTGGGAGAAGCGTTGACGTGGTTCTAAACCTAACTTTTCATCAACAGGGATTCTAACCGTATCTCCCTTCTTCCATCTGCTACGTATAAAGGTCATTTCACCAAAGGAGAAAATCACAGTACGTTCTTTTTGGTTAATTCTTTTATATCCCTGCGCTCTCATGCTAGGCGCAATCTTTTTCTCATAGGCTTCAATCATCTTGAGGAATGCACGCTGATTATTTTGGTTCAACTGTTTTGAAAATTCTCTTTCGTCAAGAATAGCTTCATCCATCTACTTCACCCCACTTTGAAATAATAAAGCCTATTATAGCGATAAGTCAGGATTTTGGGTATTAAAAAAATGACCTCTCCATCTGGAAAGGTCTATTAAACTTATCTTCAATTTCATCTCTTTTTAGTAACTGATAACATTTTTTCACGGACATTTCCATGTATTGGCAATCCTTATTCTATATTATTTTAAGTTTGATTAAATTATCACTCTTTATCATCATTATAAACATAATTATGTTTATAAATTTTTGAAATAGTCGTTAATATATGAAGATGCTGAGCGATAGCCTTTCTCTTTTGCCAGGCTGTCAATTTTTTCACGGACTGATGGCTGAAGAGTAAACTGATATTGTTTGGTACGTTCAAACGTCTCAACTGCTGAAGGTGTCTTAATTTCTTTCAAGGTTTCCTGAAGGGATTTGCTGATTTGTTTTTTCTTAGATTCAAATGCCATGGTATCTCCTTTATCAATATATTTATAACTATATTTATAATGATATTTTATCAGTTATTTTCTGAAAAGTAAAGTCAATATCCTTGAAAAATTCCTTATTGACCCTGGTCAGGTCTTTGTCCTTCATCATATCTGAAAGAGAGACTTTATCAAGCGTTGACCTATTAAAGAGTTCTTTTTGAGGAATCATTGCAAGGACATTTTCCTCATTCGTAAGAGATGCTACCAATTCTTTGGATGATTTGGTATTGTGCTTAATCATATTTCCTAAAAAGAAAAGTTCTGCTGTCACATAGCTTTCACGGGTTTTAAAATCGAACGCTTCAGCTTTAAATTCTTCTAGTCGCTCCTGAAGGTTAAATTTTGCCTGGTAACCATGCTCTGACGGAATCACAGGACTTAACACTGCATGGCTAACAATGATAGCGTTACGAGTTGCCGTTGAAAAATCAGGATGGCAATCTATGATGACATAATCGTACTTCTCAATTCCTTTATCATCATAGTTATCCTCTAACCACATATAGAGTAACATATCTTTATAGGCTTTGGTCTCAAGTTCTTTTTCTAACCTATCAAGACGGAGATAGCCTGGAATTAAGTCAATGTTCTCCTTAACATTCAAAAGAGCAACATCACCTTTCCCTCTAAAAATATTAGCGACTGTTCCCTCGTTATTAAAAACATCATAAGTTTGGGTTAAGTTGCATTGATGGTCAAGGTCAATAAACAAGACCTGCTTTCCTTTACTAGCTAACCACTCACCATAATTATAGGCAAGAGTTGTCTTCCCAACCCCACCCTTGATAGCTGAAAATGTAATAATCTTCATCAGAAATCCCTCCTGTTTTCTATACTTCTATTATACCACTATAATTATATTTGTCAACATAATTATGTTTATAATTATAATTATGTTTATCTTTTTATCTTATGCTTTTCACGATACCGCCTAAAAGTACGTTCGTTGATACCTGTTAGCTTGGCAACGTCTTTATCTGATAGACCTTCAAGGTAAAGGTCAAAGGCATGAAGAAGCCTGCTGTCATCTTCTGAAAAAATGGCTTTTCTGCCTTTGTACTTTCCTTGAGTCTTGGCAATAGCTATCCCTTGGCGTTGCCGTTCCTTTATGCGTTCCCTTTCAGCTTGTGCCTGGTACTTGTAGAGTTCCAGGATAAGATTGTTCAAGAGCCGTCTCAGGTTGTCATCCTCAATCCCTCGAAGAGTGGGAAGATTTAAGACTTCCAAGGTTGCCCCCTTGGCTTGAATATCATTCATGACCTCAGTTAGCTCCTTGTTATTCCTACCCAGGCGTTCTAATTCTGTCACAACCACTATATCACCTTC
This region of Streptococcus thermophilus genomic DNA includes:
- a CDS encoding recombinase family protein, with product MTRIGYARISTSDQNMARQLEQLNQVDKLFQETISGANKNRPQLQAMLAYIREGDIVVVTELERLGRNNKELTEVMNDIQAKGATLEVLNLPTLRGIEDDNLRRLLNNLILELYKYQAQAERERIKERQRQGIAIAKTQGKYKGRKAIFSEDDSRLLHAFDLYLEGLSDKDVAKLTGINERTFRRYREKHKIKR
- a CDS encoding ParA family protein, with protein sequence MKIITFSAIKGGVGKTTLAYNYGEWLASKGKQVLFIDLDHQCNLTQTYDVFNNEGTVANIFRGKGDVALLNVKENIDLIPGYLRLDRLEKELETKAYKDMLLYMWLEDNYDDKGIEKYDYVIIDCHPDFSTATRNAIIVSHAVLSPVIPSEHGYQAKFNLQERLEEFKAEAFDFKTRESYVTAELFFLGNMIKHNTKSSKELVASLTNEENVLAMIPQKELFNRSTLDKVSLSDMMKDKDLTRVNKEFFKDIDFTFQKITDKISL
- a CDS encoding ISLre2 family transposase, which gives rise to MDEAILDEREFSKQLNQNNQRAFLKMIEAYEKKIAPSMRAQGYKRINQKERTVIFSFGEMTFIRSRWKKGDTVRIPVDEKLGLEPRQRFSQELLYQITELSNYMPYRKVVAVMELLKKIYITKNTVQHALEVAGQLINEKEEYDSLSVQSWTEEEKEKVKPKILYVEGDGVWVKRSTDKKKKSLELTHFVVHSGSKKGKRNVLMDKLEVVSTHYQRAKDKLLDLIYQHYDIDSNTLIVTNSDGGKGYSPKVFKELADAFNPKKHFHFWDAFHVNQALKKNLSPFPSGLVNQAFKAIKNRDKSGLKTVLDTAESLIESDERLEAFQRFSRQLMKNFRFTDKPESFGLSSNGIGIMESQHRKITYRMKNRGMYWSKKGANAMSQTILLSHTGELRDLFFGEWRSHFDTMKDQEKNTSGLPCHDENKNYTLPQLKRTNVKKKWGEHMIEERD